In Deinococcus arcticus, a genomic segment contains:
- a CDS encoding DUF91 domain-containing protein, with amino-acid sequence MPVETSIWKIGQTVEKIPFIPLALESELQAALEQNLGILNPGLMLIGRQVRTENNKFIDLLAIDSEGHLHVIELKRGLTPRDVVAQALDYAAWVRKLGHEDVGRIYGENHAGASFADGFRDTFDAAVPETLNASHQLTIVASDIDPSTERIVQYLVDYGVPINVAFFRHFTAAGSAFLVRSWLIDPDEAAERVERRDSNKKQQPWNGQDYYVAFREEQWRSWDDAVKYGFLSAGRGKKYTRLLEGLQPGRRVAAYIPKVGYVGVGTVTSVATPMKDFPFLLDGQVQQASALTFSAPEALHDLDDPDLSEWLVGVSWHQTVPKHGALAGGNLFSNQNIVCRLRDQGTLDALAKHFPKAFQDASSAGGTP; translated from the coding sequence ATGCCTGTGGAAACCTCCATCTGGAAAATCGGTCAGACCGTCGAAAAGATTCCCTTTATCCCCCTGGCCCTGGAGAGCGAATTGCAGGCGGCCCTGGAGCAGAACCTCGGTATTCTCAATCCGGGTCTGATGTTGATTGGGCGTCAGGTGCGCACCGAGAACAACAAATTCATTGATCTGCTGGCCATTGACAGCGAGGGTCACCTGCACGTGATTGAGCTCAAGCGTGGCTTGACGCCACGCGACGTGGTGGCGCAGGCCCTGGATTACGCGGCCTGGGTCCGCAAACTGGGTCACGAGGACGTTGGTCGGATCTACGGCGAAAACCATGCCGGTGCCAGTTTTGCCGATGGCTTCCGGGACACGTTCGACGCGGCCGTTCCAGAAACGCTGAACGCCTCGCATCAGCTCACCATTGTGGCCAGTGACATTGATCCGTCCACCGAGCGAATTGTCCAGTACCTTGTGGATTACGGCGTGCCGATCAACGTGGCCTTCTTCCGGCACTTCACGGCGGCAGGCAGTGCGTTTCTGGTGCGCTCGTGGCTGATTGACCCGGATGAGGCGGCTGAGCGGGTCGAGCGCCGCGACAGCAACAAAAAGCAGCAGCCGTGGAATGGTCAGGACTATTACGTGGCCTTCCGCGAGGAGCAGTGGCGCAGCTGGGATGACGCGGTGAAGTACGGATTCCTGAGTGCAGGCAGAGGGAAAAAATACACCCGCCTGCTTGAAGGGCTGCAGCCGGGACGACGGGTGGCGGCTTATATCCCTAAGGTCGGGTACGTCGGTGTCGGAACCGTCACGTCGGTGGCCACACCCATGAAGGACTTTCCGTTTCTGCTGGACGGCCAGGTGCAGCAGGCGTCCGCGCTGACGTTCAGTGCGCCTGAAGCCCTGCATGACCTTGACGACCCGGACCTGTCGGAATGGCTGGTCGGCGTCAGCTGGCATCAGACCGTTCCTAAACATGGGGCCCTGGCGGGGGGCAATCTGTTCAGCAACCAGAACATTGTCTGCCGGCTGCGCGACCAGGGCACATTGGACGCCCTGGCCAAACATTTCCCGAAGGCATTTCAGGATGCCAGTTCTGCTGGAGGGACGCCCTGA
- a CDS encoding type I restriction-modification system subunit M — MITGEVKSKVDAVWSAFWAGGVSNPLEVVEQLTYLLFLKGLDETHTAREARANRTGEPIQNPVFTDGMDQYRWKTFKDLAPQQMYSVLVDRIFPWMRTLGGEHSAFAKHMKDARFTLPPEKAGVLARVVDGLDKIPMQDRDTKGDLYEYLLSKLSSAGQNGQFRTPRHIINMMVEVMRPTPQDTICDPACGTAGFLVGSEEYLRARYEHDIYSDPALKQHFENAAFHGFDFDHTMLRVAAMNMLLHGVPNPDIRNKDSLSSDHGEDSELYSLILANPPFKGSLDESSVAKDLTSIVKTKKTELLFLALFLRLLKTGGRAAVIVPDGVLFGSSKAHKQIRETIVEHHKLEGIISLPSGVFRPYAGVSTAIMIFTKTGRGGTGDVWFYDMKADGFTLDDKRNPTSENDIPDIIHRWHQRDEEQARQRTDQSFFVPKADIVANGYDLSINRYKETQHEAVEYDKPEKILDDLDALEGEIQAGLKRLREMLA, encoded by the coding sequence ATGATTACCGGAGAAGTCAAAAGCAAGGTCGATGCCGTCTGGAGCGCCTTCTGGGCCGGCGGCGTCAGCAATCCTCTCGAAGTTGTTGAACAGCTCACCTACCTGCTCTTCCTGAAAGGGCTGGACGAAACGCATACCGCCCGCGAAGCGCGCGCCAACCGCACCGGCGAACCTATCCAGAACCCGGTGTTCACCGACGGCATGGACCAGTACCGCTGGAAGACCTTCAAGGACCTGGCCCCTCAGCAGATGTACAGCGTCCTGGTGGACCGCATCTTCCCCTGGATGCGCACTCTGGGCGGGGAGCACAGCGCCTTTGCCAAGCACATGAAAGACGCGCGGTTCACTCTGCCGCCCGAAAAAGCAGGTGTGCTGGCCCGCGTGGTCGACGGGCTGGACAAGATCCCCATGCAGGACCGCGACACCAAAGGCGACCTGTACGAGTACCTGCTGAGCAAGCTCTCGAGCGCCGGACAGAACGGTCAGTTCCGCACGCCCCGGCACATCATCAACATGATGGTCGAGGTGATGCGCCCCACCCCGCAGGACACGATTTGCGACCCGGCTTGCGGCACCGCCGGCTTCCTGGTCGGCAGTGAAGAGTACCTGCGTGCCCGGTATGAACACGACATCTACAGTGACCCGGCGTTGAAACAGCACTTCGAGAACGCCGCCTTCCACGGCTTTGACTTTGATCACACCATGCTGCGTGTGGCCGCCATGAACATGCTGCTACACGGCGTTCCCAACCCGGACATCCGGAACAAGGACAGCCTCAGCAGCGACCACGGCGAAGACAGTGAACTGTACTCACTGATCCTGGCCAACCCGCCCTTCAAAGGCAGCCTGGACGAGAGCAGCGTCGCCAAGGACCTGACCAGCATCGTCAAGACGAAGAAGACAGAACTGCTGTTCCTTGCACTCTTCCTGCGACTTCTGAAAACGGGCGGCCGGGCGGCCGTCATCGTGCCGGACGGTGTACTGTTCGGCAGCAGCAAGGCGCACAAGCAGATCCGGGAAACCATCGTGGAGCACCACAAGCTCGAAGGCATCATCAGCCTGCCCAGCGGCGTCTTCCGGCCCTACGCAGGCGTGTCCACCGCCATCATGATCTTTACCAAGACGGGGCGCGGCGGCACGGGCGACGTGTGGTTCTACGACATGAAGGCTGACGGCTTCACGCTCGACGACAAGCGGAACCCCACCAGCGAGAATGACATCCCCGACATCATTCACCGCTGGCATCAGCGGGACGAGGAACAGGCACGGCAACGCACAGATCAGAGTTTTTTCGTGCCTAAGGCAGACATCGTTGCCAATGGCTACGACCTGAGCATCAACCGCTACAAGGAAACGCAGCACGAAGCGGTGGAGTACGACAAACCAGAAAAAATCCTGGATGATCTCGATGCGCTGGAGGGTGAAATCCAGGCTGGTTTGAAGCGTCTGCGGGAGATGCTGGCATGA
- a CDS encoding restriction endonuclease subunit S, which produces MSWDQVRLGDLTHFIRGVTFKPDAKVEVGSEGSVVCFRTSNVQTKLDQSDLIAVPRDIVKRDEQFVRHGDLLVSSANSWNLVGKACWVPELSYEATLGGFISALRINSPRLDPRYLFHWFTSSKVQDTVRSFGRQTTNISNLDFARALNLEIPLPPLHIQQRIAAVLDEVDALRQKRERSIEKLRLLKSEAFKFAISTVEVREITLGEMCYITKGTTPTTLGFDFSSAGAKFLRVQNLVDGRIVHASDDLFINRETNSALARSIILPNDVLLSIAGTIGRSALVIESDGEMNCNQAIAIIRPLHSINSAYLREWLDTSEAQAQMRGSSVTATIANLSLGSISKMRFPMPDLAHQVKILIELQVIQDQIDYQRASLNHMRDLGDTLQSQAFSGSLTLRNFEVAL; this is translated from the coding sequence ATGAGTTGGGATCAGGTAAGGCTTGGTGATTTGACTCATTTCATTCGCGGTGTGACGTTTAAGCCGGACGCAAAGGTAGAGGTGGGGTCGGAGGGCTCAGTCGTTTGCTTCCGCACGAGCAATGTTCAAACCAAATTAGACCAAAGTGACCTTATCGCTGTGCCCAGGGACATAGTGAAGCGTGATGAACAATTTGTTCGTCATGGCGATCTTTTGGTGTCAAGCGCCAATAGTTGGAATTTGGTAGGCAAAGCGTGCTGGGTACCTGAGTTAAGTTATGAGGCTACACTTGGTGGATTTATTTCTGCTTTGCGTATCAACTCGCCGCGCCTCGATCCCCGTTATCTATTTCACTGGTTTACCTCGTCAAAAGTGCAAGACACTGTCCGAAGCTTTGGTCGACAGACGACGAACATTTCTAATCTTGATTTTGCGCGTGCCCTCAACCTCGAAATTCCCCTTCCCCCTCTCCACATCCAGCAGCGGATTGCAGCGGTGCTGGATGAAGTGGACGCGCTTCGGCAAAAGCGGGAGCGGAGTATTGAAAAACTCAGATTACTTAAATCGGAAGCCTTTAAATTTGCAATCAGCACTGTTGAGGTACGGGAGATCACACTAGGTGAGATGTGTTATATCACTAAAGGAACCACTCCGACCACTCTGGGATTTGATTTCTCAAGTGCTGGAGCAAAATTCCTTAGAGTTCAGAATTTAGTAGATGGCCGAATAGTGCATGCTTCTGACGATCTTTTTATTAATCGAGAGACTAATTCCGCCTTAGCAAGGTCAATAATTTTGCCTAATGATGTACTATTATCGATTGCGGGAACTATTGGCCGTTCTGCCTTAGTCATCGAGTCTGATGGAGAAATGAATTGCAATCAGGCAATTGCAATTATCAGGCCCTTACATTCCATCAATTCTGCATACTTAAGGGAATGGCTTGACACCTCGGAAGCACAAGCTCAAATGCGGGGTTCGTCAGTGACGGCAACTATCGCAAACCTTAGCTTAGGTAGCATTTCGAAAATGCGCTTTCCTATGCCTGACTTGGCTCACCAAGTTAAAATTCTTATTGAGCTTCAAGTAATTCAAGATCAGATTGACTACCAAAGAGCGAGTTTGAATCATATGAGGGATTTGGGTGACACGCTTCAATCCCAGGCGTTTTCCGGTTCTCTCACTTTGCGCAACTTCGAAGTAGCTCTGTAG